CACAGGTTAGGCTTGTTCTTGCCAAAAGCTCTCGCTGAGATACTTATAGGCATTATCAGGGAACAGGGTGACGACGACGCCCGGTTTGTGCGCTTCGGCCAATTCATTGGCGACCTGTAACGCAGCGACCATCGCGGCAGCGGCACTGATGCCGACCAGATAACCTTCTTCACGGGCTAAACGCCGGGCCATCTCATAAGTGGCCTCTGTTGAAATTGCCAGGTTACGGTCCGCGAAGGCTTCGTCATAAATCCCTGGCTTAATGGCCGTTTCGATATGCTTCCAGCCTTCAATGCCATTAAAGGCGCTATCCGGCTGTGCCGAGATGATTTCAATATTCGGGTTGTAATCGCGCAGGCGGCGACCCGTCCCCATCAGGGTACCCGTTGTACCCAGACCAGCTACAAAATGTGTGATGCGGTGCCCGGTTTGCTCCCAAATTTCAACGCCCGTGGTTTTGTAATGCGCCTGCCAGTTGGCGGGGTTGTTGTATTGATTGGCGTAGAAGTATTTTTCAGGCTCGCGCTCCGCCAATTCGCGCACAGCACGAATCGCTCCGTCACTGCCTTCCAGCGGGTCTGTAAGTTCAATCTCCACGCCGTAGGCCTTCAGGATCGCGATGCGCTCCGGGCTGGCATTGGCTGGCATAAACAGCTTGACCTTAAAGCCACGTGCCGCGCCGAGCATGGCATAAGCAATCCCTGTGTTGCCGCTCGTGCTATCCATCAACGTTACACCAGGGCCAAGTTTGCCATCTTGCTCTGCCTGAAGGACGATTTCATAGGCGGCGCGGTCTTTGACGCTGCCACCAGGATTTGCCCATTCCGCCTTGGCGAAGATCATCACATCTTCTGGCAGGTGGGCCGTGATATTTTTGAAAGCTAACAGCGGGGTATGGCCTATCTGCGCTTCGATCGTGCGAGCGCTAAGCTCCTGTGCAAGGCCCGGCCCGTTCAATTCTGATCTGATGTGACGTAATGCGCTCATGTGGTGTGCTCTCTTATCTGAAGTTATATGACCGATCGACGTTTCATAGGATGAATGGTGATGTCCGTCAGCAATGATCCTGCATGATGAACGTTTGGCCCTGGGTAAACGCTCCGCTGCCAACGACGGCGTTTGCCCAATCCGGTTACCCAACAATGAGACCCTTAAACGAGTCTTCTTAAAAGCAAAAAGCCAACGGGCAGCAAAAAAGCGTGGTTCACTCTACCCTCACTCGGGGGTAGTCCACGCTCTGCTTCCGTTGGCTTAGATTGTTGATGCCTCGGTTATTGTCTAGAGTGTTGGACTACCTTATGG
The Phototrophicus methaneseepsis DNA segment above includes these coding regions:
- a CDS encoding PLP-dependent cysteine synthase family protein, which gives rise to MSALRHIRSELNGPGLAQELSARTIEAQIGHTPLLAFKNITAHLPEDVMIFAKAEWANPGGSVKDRAAYEIVLQAEQDGKLGPGVTLMDSTSGNTGIAYAMLGAARGFKVKLFMPANASPERIAILKAYGVEIELTDPLEGSDGAIRAVRELAEREPEKYFYANQYNNPANWQAHYKTTGVEIWEQTGHRITHFVAGLGTTGTLMGTGRRLRDYNPNIEIISAQPDSAFNGIEGWKHIETAIKPGIYDEAFADRNLAISTEATYEMARRLAREEGYLVGISAAAAMVAALQVANELAEAHKPGVVVTLFPDNAYKYLSESFWQEQA